GTGTAGCCTATCCATTATTAATTTTAATCACAAAATACCTAATAGATATTTTACGGCTATACAAGTCTATAATGGTGAATAAGTAAACATACCATTATGAAAAATATAAACTGGTAAAGTAGTACACCAAATTTCATTTGACCTGTCAATTTCCTTATTACGAAAGTATTAATTTTTCCCATAAAACTGATTATTCTACTCATTTCAAAATTGGGCCCATATTCCAATTGAAATCGATTTATTGCTAGCTTCCACTGCCTTAGCGCCATAGTCCATTTTTTGAAGTCCTGCTGTACGGCTAAGTATATTATCTTAAAAGCGGATCTGTAATTAGCGGAAGTTATTCGATTATTGATAGGTTTCCGGATGACTTAATTCAAGGATTCAATGGCATTGGTAGTGTATATTATCTTTCTGATTTCTTATAAATATTCAAAAATGGATATCAGATTCTCCCAATGTCTCGTCCACGTTTTACTAATGGTGCCATATTGGGTGTCTCATTATTCAAGAATATTATTAAGTCCACGCTCAGCTTCATCCAGTGTGATTGAAGATTAGATTACCTTCAAATCTTTCACTGCTTCCTTACGGTCCTTCAAAAAGACATACTTCAACTAATTCCAAATAATATTGACAATAAATAGCTGAACTTTTGTTTTTGGAAACACTGTATTCATTGCTTTCAGGATTTCTTTACTCCATTTATAATATTTAGTTGGATGGAGCGATTCCTTTCGACAAATATCGGCGATGGAATCCTCACCTTTCCAACCCTCAAGAATGCTTCTAATCTTTTCTTTTGCGTTGAAGTGTCTTCTAGTTTCTCTTTTAATATCCCAAACGACACTTTCTGGTGCAAAACTTTTTGTAGGTATTATTGCCTCTCCTAACTATTATAGTTTAACTGTAGCTAAGAGAAATTGTTAAGTTGTCCGAAATACTCTGACAGAAACTAATCTAGTTCGAAAAAGATACAAACATATTTTAGGTCCTGCATATTTTCAATGCCCACTAGTGTTCTTCTTCGAGAAATTTCTTTAGACTCATTATTGTTATAAGACATAGCATTCTTTCAGAATTGATATTAAGCATTTTATTGACTGTAGATTATATTATGACGTAGAAAATTTACTGCAATAGTAGTTAGACTCAGGGAGATTTAACAATCTAAAATATATAGAATGCGAAATACATGTAATATAAGAATCCAATTATTTCTCCATATTTTTTTTGATAATTCGTTTAATACCTTCTTCAAAAGAAACCCTTGCTACCCAACCAGGTACTCCTCTTATATGATTCTGAGGTATCATCACATCTCTATTTCGATATGGAACAGCACCCCATGCTATAGGCAAAGACCGTCCAACAATACTTTCAAATTTCTGAGCCATTTCTCTAAGAGTCATTCTCTCTGAAGAATAAACTGCAAACCTTTCCATTGAATCTATACAGTTTTCTTTAGACTCCAACAGCTTCACCATAATTAAAAAGGCATTGACAACATCATCAATATAGCAAAGATCAATTATTTGTTCTCCTGGAGACATTTTTAAAATCTCATGAGATATCAACAAATTGAACCACAAATTGAAGATCTTGGATCGAGAGTCATCTTGGCCATATGTATCATTTAACATAAGAGTATTAAACCTTATACTAGAAGTATCTACATAATATTTAGCTATAGTAATAAAGGATTCTTTTGTGGCAGCATAAAGATTTACAGGAGAATATTTTTCATTATCAAAATGTTGCCAAAAAGTTCCAACATTCAAAAACCATTTAACCTTTGTTTTAGTGGAAATATCTAAAAGAACTGTTGACAAAATGATATTAGAAGAAATTAGGGCCTCAATATCCTTTGTTTTATGAACTCTTATTTTAGAGAGCGATGCTAGATGTAATACACCATCAAATCGCTCTTCATCAAAAAATGTATACAGGGATTCACAATTCCCATCATATATAAAAGTAGAACATTGCATTGGTAAATCTGATGTATTAGTTGAAGGTCTAATTAACAATGTAACTGAGTCTTCACGATCAATTAGTGCATTTAACACTTTTAAACCAATATACCCCGTCCCCCCAGTGAGTAAGATTTTACTCATTATTTACTCGATAAAACGAATTGATCTGATCAACACAAATCCCATATACATCTTCAATTTCATACTGCTTATACCAATTAATAGTTAATGATATAGTCTCTTTAATTGAAAGAGTAGGTTTCCAACCTAAGACAAAGCGTGCTTTACTGATATCTAAAGCTAACAATTGAGCTTCATGTAAAGCTAAAGGGTCAGAAATGTCCTTTAAATTACCTTTTCCATATGCTTCAATTACAAGAGAGGCAATATCCCACACACTAATAATAGAATCTAAATCAGGCCCAAAGTTCCATCCACCTGCATATTTAATTGGATCAAGTGATAATTTTAAACCAAGAAGAAGATAACCGCTTAAAGGTTCTAATACATGTTCCCAAGGACGAATTGCCTGCGGTGAACGAATCTCAATATCTTCATTGGCTTCTATTGAGCGTATACAATCTGGTATTATCCTATCAATTGACCAATCACCACCTCCAATAACATTCCCAGCTCGAACACTAGCTAATGCTGTTGTATGCTTTCCATAATCTTCTGGATTAAAAAAAGACTTTCGCCATGAGTTAATTGCTATTTCACAAGCACCTTTAGAAGAAGAATATGGATCATACCCACCCATTGGATCATCTTCACGATAGCCCCAAATATGTTCTTTATTGTCATAGCACTTATCAGTAGTAATACAGATACAAGTTTTAGTTTCTGGTGTTGCTCGGACTCCCTCCAAAACATTTATTGTACCCATAACATTTGTTTCATATGTCTCTACAGGTGCTTCATAACTAAAACGTACGAGTGGTTGAGCTGCTAAATGGAATACAATGTCAGGTTTATATGATAAGAATACGCTACTTAAGTGTTTTTTATCTCGAATATCACCTCTAATATCGGTAATTCTATCACTTATTCCAGAAAGAACAAAATTATCTCGACTGCAGAATGGATCCAAAGCATAACCTATTACATTAGCACCAAGTTCATTTAACCATATAGCAAGCCATGAACCCTTAAAACCAGTATGCCCAGTAACCAATACCTGCTTACCTGAATAGTATTGTCTTAACAAACTTTGATCAGATTTTATCATTTTGTAAAATTACCATTTCTTCCAAAAGGCTTCACCATTATCCCATAACTTATTTAGGTGAGCGAAATCACGCTCAGTATCTATACACTCCCAATTCCCATCATGCTTATACACCATTATCTGCTCTAGAGCGGCCAGTTTTTCAAATGTCCCATACTCAAGGTCACAAGATTGATCCTCTGTAAGGTAAGAAAGAAATTCCTTATTGAAAACCATAAATCCCCCATTGATTAATCCTAAAGTAGTTTGGGGTTTTTCTTCAAATGATATAAGGGTTCCATTGTTTTCAACAATCTCACCAAATCGTGCTGGAGGATGAACCCCTGATATTGTAACCATTTTTCCATGAGACTTATGGTATTTCACAAGAGATGCAATATTAATATCAGCTACACCGTCACCATAAGTCATCATATTAACATCATCAAGAAACTCTTCTACTCTTTTTACTCTTGCACCTTTTAATGTATTGATTCCAGTATCTATAAGCGTAACATTCCAATTAGATTCAGCATGCTTATTATGGTGCTGAAGTTCTTTAGAACCTAAATTGATTGTATAGTCATCACTATAGGCACTGTAATTATAGAAATATTCTTTAATTACTTCTGCTTTATATCCAAGAGAAAGAACAAAATCATTATAACCATAATTTGAATATCCTTTCATGATATGCCAAAGAATTGGTTTGTTACCTATTTTTACCATAGGTTTTGGTATCGCTTCTGTAATATGACCTAACCGGGATCCATACCCCCCCGCAAGTATTATAACTTTCATTTATTCCCCTTATTCCTAATTTTTTTAAAGACAAATTGTTTTATCATTATTTTTAAATCAGGAAAAATAATTCCAAAAATAAATATAACAATAAAAATAAAAATTACTTTAATAATAAAAGTGTATATAAAACCTATATTTTCTGTTAAATGAAGTATTAACATAACAATTACAAACATTACTACTGGTATACCAAAAATATATGACCATTGAAAATCGATACTATCTTTAGATCTATAACCAAAAAATGCATATATCAAAGTGCTTATAAAACGTTGTAATAGACTTGCTGTAGCTGCCCCGATTATACCATATCGCGGAATCATAATTATATTTAGCAAAATATTTAAAATTGCACCAATTATACTTACTAAAGAGAAGATATGAGTACTTGATATGAACAATGGTCCCGCAACAAAAATATAAACACCCGTAAATACAAATACAAAAGTTAAAAAAGGTACAACTGTATAACTATTAAAATACACATCTGATACAAAAACAGATACAACTTCTTTTGAGAATAAGCTTAATATAGAACCGACAAGAGAAATTACGAGAACTCCAATAGTCGAAACTTTAATTATAGCATTTTTACCCTCATCTCCTTTTTTCATTTGTTCGAAAAAAAATGGAGAATATGCCTGTGAAAAAGCAAAAACAAATACATTTACAAGATTTGAAATTTGAAAACCTATACTATATATTCCTGTTGCAGCAACCGAAAGTAATTTACTAATAAACACTCGATCAATCATAGTCATCGACCACCCAGAAATATTATGTGGTAGTAATGGCAATGAATATTTCAAAAGTTTTTTTAAAAGTGAATAACGAAACGATAACCCATACCTAGTATAGAAGCTAATTAGTGAATAAATAAAAAATATACCATTAGAAATCGCAACACTTAGAAGAAAGCCTTCGGATTTATAATGAAGCCCTACAATAAATAGCAATTTCAAGCCAACACTTACAAGAAAATACAGAAAATTAATAATAGAAAATTTGTTTGCTTCTTGTTTTATCTGTGCCATTGATTGCACTACTTGAAATATTGGCTCAAATGCTAATGAAACCAAACCCAATGTCATGAATGGATGAACTGGTATTTCTGCCAAGAAAGGTGAAAAAAAGAAATCAGACCACATAAAAAATATTATTGAGAAAAAAGTTGATGAAAATATCACTGTATTAAATACAGTACCAAAGAGTTCTTTTATCAGCTCATGTGATTTATTGTAATCATAATAGTAACGTCCCATTCCATTATTTAATGCTAGCATATAAAAAATTGATAAAAAACTGGTTATAGACGTAACTAGAGTAACCATACCATAATCACTTGGTGAAAGAAACACAGTATAAAGAGGTAACAGAAAAAACCCAACACCTTTTTGAAGTACAGTAAAGAATGTGTATATAGCTGTATTCTTTAATAATTTACTCAATAATAATCTCCATCAGTATTATGTTTCATCTAATTTTCAGTATTTAGAAATATTTAATAATTTATTAAATATTGAAGGCTTACTAAAATTTTCAAGAAGACCTTCCTATCCTAATTTGTAATTTAAATTCAATTGCTATAATTTTATGGAATATATTCTTTTCAAAATACATGATGAGTTTTGAAAGGAACATCTTCGTTTCAGTAGTTGATTGCAACTTCACTTTTATACGTCTCAATTTATAATTTTCTTTTCACAAAATCAATGAAACCTTTTACTGCTATCCAATCTATGTCATCTTGATAGTGTTACTATGATGCTGCTTTCAGTTATTCTGTACTATTGTCAGTTTCTAATTGTAGACAACTAATAAGTTATCCTTTCGACATAAATACTCAATCTTTAGAATCTTTTCTACTCTCTCGATTCTGATTTATCCTATCCGCATGAACTAAAACTGGATAATAGCCATATCCATCATAGTCTTTTTCAATCTAATGAATTAGATAGCCAGATTCAAAAAATTTCTACAAAGAAAGATTGTCTATGAAACTGAATCATTGATGAACTAATATAGAATTTAACACCGAACTCAATAGAAGTACGAGCCTTTCCACAAACGATCGCTCTGATATAAAGCTGGTTAACACTCATAATCCGGTTTTCAAATATTCACTAGTTTTACTCATACATCTTCCGAGGCTAATAATTCAGAAACTATTTTAACTTGAAATGTCAAACCAGTCTATATTGTACTTCTATATCAATCCTGTTAAACATGTGCTTTATTTACAGAATAATTGATTTCAAGTTATTCTGCATTTTACAGTTTTCTTAGCTCTTCTTAATATTACTCTCGAAACAAAGCCTCATTGGTCTTATGGACAATCTTGCCATCAATCCGCCCACGATAATGGTTAATTATTGATTGCTCGATTTTTTTCATATATCCTTTCAAACCAATGAGGTAATGAAAATAAGTTGTTTCTTTTATATAACTGGGAATCTTTTCATCAGAAAACAGATTGATTTCCTTTTTTATTAAAGAATTACTTGTACACAAAATGACTTACCCGGATCTCTCATATTCAAAAAAAATAGCTTCACATAATCAGCTTCAATCTTTTTCATGTATTTATTTACTAAGAATCACCCATCAATTATCTTCTTATAGATACTCACCAAAAGGACGACAGAAAACATATAGTTTGAGTTGATCATAATTATTTTCCCTGTATATATATTCACTGCTGTCACAGGGGTTTTCAGAAATTACTGCCTATATTCTTCCATCTAGAGATGTTAAATTAATGAATAACTCATTTATAAATTTATACTTAAGACTTTTTCAGCAGGCCATATTAGATTTGCTTTTATATAGTATGCAACGATTGTGTAGTGCTTAAGACTCTGAAGCATTTCATATTAGACTAGACTATCTGTATTATGGAAATTGATCACTCAAGTGTTCCATTATTGATTTGACTTCGATTCTTTCAGTTTATTGCATCCCAATATCTTTAATACTTTTTTCATCAATTATCATTGACCTATACTTTTAAAGCGTTGTCTACTATGTTAAACCATCAATCATAAAGGTAATCTCTCCATAAATTTTTCTATAACGGAAAGAGAGAAAATAATTTTATCTCTTGTTAATCCGGGAAAAGTACCCAAGAAAAATGTTTGATGCATAATCAGATCTGTAACCTTCAAATCTCCAACTACACGTTTTTCTATATCAAAATATGCCGGCTGACGAAGAAGATTGCCTCCAAAAAGATTTCGTGTTTCTACCAGATTTTGGGAAAGGAAATCAGTAAACTCTGTTCTGGTAAATCCCGCATCTTCCTTAACAGTAACCGGATAAGCAAACCAAGCAGGATCAGAGCCTTCAATAGCATAAGGAAGAATAAACTTATCTTCCCATTTTTTAAATCCTTCAGTCCATAAACGGAAATTTTCTTTCCGTCTTTCAATAAAACCATCCAGCTTTTTCAACTGTTCCACACCAATCGCTGCCTGCATATCGGTTGCTTTTAAATTGTAGCCAATATGGGAGTAAACATATTTATGATCATATCCCTTGGGAAGGGTTCCATACTGACCGGAAAACCTTTTCCCACAGGTATTATTCTCTCCGCCGGCACAGTAGCAATCACGTCCCCAATCCCTTATGGAACGAACTGCACGAGCCAGGTCATCATCATCTGTTAAAACGGCTCCGCCTTCTCCCATGGTGATATGGTGAGCAGGATAGAAGGAACAGGTAGTAATATGACCGAAAGTTCCCAGCATCTTTCCATTATATTTGGATCCGAGAGCATCACAGCAGTCTTCAATAAACCACAGATTATACTCCTCTACCAATTCCTGAATAACATCCAAATTATAGGGATTACCTAATGTATGAGCTAGGAAGATCGCTCTGGTTTTCGGTCCGATAGCCTTTTTCAACTCTCTTGGATCTATATTATAGGTACCCAGTTCCACATCAACAAATACAGGAACCATACCATGCTGAATAATTGGATTGACTGTAGTAGGAAATCCAGCAGCAACAGAAATAACCTCATCACCGGGCTTCAACTTTCTGTCTCCTAAAAGAGGTGATGTTAAAGCTGAAAAAGCCAGGAGATTTGCAGAAGATCCTGAATTTGTCAAAAAAGCATATTCCAAGTCAAATAAATCGGCAAATTCAGATTCAAATTCATCAGTATAACGACCGGATGTCAGCCAGAAATCCAGTGAAGAATCAACCAATGCCTGAAGTTCTGTTTCATCAAAAACCCTTCCGGCATAACGAACAGGTGTTTCACCCGGGATGTAGAATTCATCCTTAAATTTTACGTCATAAAAATCTTTCACAAGACCTGCAATTTCTGCTCTTAGTTCTTTTTCATTTTTACTCACAATTAACCCCATTCATCTATTATAATTTTATCTTTTAATATACCTGACTGCATAAGTTGCTGTTGAAACAGTTCAATCATTGTAGGTGGACCTGAAATAAAAAATACAGAATTGTCTTTCTTCTGAATATCATTTAAGATGTTATTCACAGACAAAAGACCCTCTTTTACATCCAGATTACCAGATACAGTTATTTGATCCGATGTTTCTTCCAAGTACAAATTCATAGAAAAATTATCCTGATTCAGTACTGAGGAAAGTTCTTCTTCAAAAATCATAAGGTCCTTATTCCGTAAACCATAATTCAACTGGATTGTAGTTGAATTACCGGATTGATTTAAGAAAGGAATAAAAGGTGATACACCTGT
This portion of the Oceanispirochaeta sp. M1 genome encodes:
- the rfbG gene encoding CDP-glucose 4,6-dehydratase; translated protein: MIKSDQSLLRQYYSGKQVLVTGHTGFKGSWLAIWLNELGANVIGYALDPFCSRDNFVLSGISDRITDIRGDIRDKKHLSSVFLSYKPDIVFHLAAQPLVRFSYEAPVETYETNVMGTINVLEGVRATPETKTCICITTDKCYDNKEHIWGYREDDPMGGYDPYSSSKGACEIAINSWRKSFFNPEDYGKHTTALASVRAGNVIGGGDWSIDRIIPDCIRSIEANEDIEIRSPQAIRPWEHVLEPLSGYLLLGLKLSLDPIKYAGGWNFGPDLDSIISVWDIASLVIEAYGKGNLKDISDPLALHEAQLLALDISKARFVLGWKPTLSIKETISLTINWYKQYEIEDVYGICVDQINSFYRVNNE
- a CDS encoding transposase, yielding MIPTKSFAPESVVWDIKRETRRHFNAKEKIRSILEGWKGEDSIADICRKESLHPTKYYKWSKEILKAMNTVFPKTKVQLFIVNIIWN
- a CDS encoding lipopolysaccharide biosynthesis protein, whose translation is MSKLLKNTAIYTFFTVLQKGVGFFLLPLYTVFLSPSDYGMVTLVTSITSFLSIFYMLALNNGMGRYYYDYNKSHELIKELFGTVFNTVIFSSTFFSIIFFMWSDFFFSPFLAEIPVHPFMTLGLVSLAFEPIFQVVQSMAQIKQEANKFSIINFLYFLVSVGLKLLFIVGLHYKSEGFLLSVAISNGIFFIYSLISFYTRYGLSFRYSLLKKLLKYSLPLLPHNISGWSMTMIDRVFISKLLSVAATGIYSIGFQISNLVNVFVFAFSQAYSPFFFEQMKKGDEGKNAIIKVSTIGVLVISLVGSILSLFSKEVVSVFVSDVYFNSYTVVPFLTFVFVFTGVYIFVAGPLFISSTHIFSLVSIIGAILNILLNIIMIPRYGIIGAATASLLQRFISTLIYAFFGYRSKDSIDFQWSYIFGIPVVMFVIVMLILHLTENIGFIYTFIIKVIFIFIVIFIFGIIFPDLKIMIKQFVFKKIRNKGNK
- a CDS encoding NAD(P)-dependent oxidoreductase encodes the protein MSKILLTGGTGYIGLKVLNALIDREDSVTLLIRPSTNTSDLPMQCSTFIYDGNCESLYTFFDEERFDGVLHLASLSKIRVHKTKDIEALISSNIILSTVLLDISTKTKVKWFLNVGTFWQHFDNEKYSPVNLYAATKESFITIAKYYVDTSSIRFNTLMLNDTYGQDDSRSKIFNLWFNLLISHEILKMSPGEQIIDLCYIDDVVNAFLIMVKLLESKENCIDSMERFAVYSSERMTLREMAQKFESIVGRSLPIAWGAVPYRNRDVMIPQNHIRGVPGWVARVSFEEGIKRIIKKNMEK
- the rfbF gene encoding glucose-1-phosphate cytidylyltransferase: MKVIILAGGYGSRLGHITEAIPKPMVKIGNKPILWHIMKGYSNYGYNDFVLSLGYKAEVIKEYFYNYSAYSDDYTINLGSKELQHHNKHAESNWNVTLIDTGINTLKGARVKRVEEFLDDVNMMTYGDGVADINIASLVKYHKSHGKMVTISGVHPPARFGEIVENNGTLISFEEKPQTTLGLINGGFMVFNKEFLSYLTEDQSCDLEYGTFEKLAALEQIMVYKHDGNWECIDTERDFAHLNKLWDNGEAFWKKW
- the rfbH gene encoding lipopolysaccharide biosynthesis protein RfbH → MSKNEKELRAEIAGLVKDFYDVKFKDEFYIPGETPVRYAGRVFDETELQALVDSSLDFWLTSGRYTDEFESEFADLFDLEYAFLTNSGSSANLLAFSALTSPLLGDRKLKPGDEVISVAAGFPTTVNPIIQHGMVPVFVDVELGTYNIDPRELKKAIGPKTRAIFLAHTLGNPYNLDVIQELVEEYNLWFIEDCCDALGSKYNGKMLGTFGHITTCSFYPAHHITMGEGGAVLTDDDDLARAVRSIRDWGRDCYCAGGENNTCGKRFSGQYGTLPKGYDHKYVYSHIGYNLKATDMQAAIGVEQLKKLDGFIERRKENFRLWTEGFKKWEDKFILPYAIEGSDPAWFAYPVTVKEDAGFTRTEFTDFLSQNLVETRNLFGGNLLRQPAYFDIEKRVVGDLKVTDLIMHQTFFLGTFPGLTRDKIIFSLSVIEKFMERLPL